In a genomic window of Candidatus Kaelpia imicola:
- the eno gene encoding phosphopyruvate hydratase has translation MKIKEIKAREILDSRGNPTVEADVILEDATIGRAAVPSGASTGEYEALELRDGDSKRYTGKGVLKAVDNIVSQIAPALIGKDVENQREIDNIMLSLDGTEEKKNLGANAILAVSMASAKAASISLKKPLYEHIHQGGELLLPVPLMNIINGGQHADNNLDIQEFMIVPVNFPTFKEALRAGAEVFHSLKKILKSRGLSTAVGDEGGVAPDLDSDEEALKVIMEAIDGANYKAGEDIFIALDAASCSFYRDGIYKFRGESLTAEAMVEYYKSIVSKYPIISIEDGLDENDWEGWEVLSKELGENLQLVGDDLFVTNAKRLQRGIDRDIANAILIKVNQIGTLTETIDTMRLAKDSGYNRIVSHRSGETEDTFISHLAVATSAGQIKTGSLSRSERIAKYNELLRIEEELSGKSKFAGVLWLEGLKKGFCRV, from the coding sequence ATGAAAATCAAAGAGATTAAAGCGCGTGAGATTTTAGACTCACGAGGTAATCCGACAGTTGAAGCAGATGTTATCTTAGAGGATGCTACCATAGGCAGGGCAGCTGTACCTTCGGGTGCTTCAACAGGAGAATATGAAGCATTAGAGTTAAGAGATGGAGATAGCAAAAGGTATACAGGTAAAGGAGTACTTAAAGCCGTAGACAACATTGTAAGTCAAATTGCACCTGCACTTATTGGTAAAGATGTTGAAAATCAAAGGGAGATCGATAATATTATGCTCTCTCTCGACGGCACAGAAGAGAAAAAGAATTTAGGAGCCAATGCGATACTGGCTGTATCTATGGCTTCTGCTAAGGCTGCAAGTATTAGCTTGAAGAAGCCGCTCTATGAGCATATTCACCAAGGCGGCGAGCTTCTTCTTCCTGTACCTTTAATGAATATAATAAATGGCGGCCAGCATGCCGACAACAATCTTGATATTCAAGAGTTTATGATAGTTCCGGTTAATTTTCCTACATTTAAAGAGGCTTTACGTGCTGGAGCCGAGGTCTTTCATTCATTGAAGAAGATATTGAAATCCAGAGGTCTCTCTACTGCGGTTGGAGATGAGGGGGGAGTTGCGCCTGATTTAGACTCAGATGAAGAGGCATTGAAGGTTATTATGGAAGCAATTGACGGAGCAAATTATAAGGCAGGAGAAGATATCTTTATAGCTCTGGATGCTGCGTCCTGTTCTTTCTATCGTGACGGAATCTATAAATTCCGCGGCGAGAGTTTGACAGCAGAAGCGATGGTCGAATATTATAAGAGTATAGTCAGTAAGTATCCTATAATCTCAATAGAGGATGGATTGGATGAGAATGATTGGGAAGGCTGGGAGGTATTGAGTAAAGAGTTGGGCGAAAACTTACAGCTTGTTGGAGATGATCTTTTTGTAACAAACGCAAAGAGGCTGCAGAGAGGAATAGATAGAGATATTGCTAATGCAATATTGATAAAAGTAAATCAGATAGGTACTCTTACAGAAACAATAGATACTATGAGACTTGCTAAGGACTCTGGCTATAATAGAATTGTATCACATAGGTCTGGTGAGACTGAAGATACCTTTATATCTCATCTTGCCGTTGCAACTTCTGCAGGTCAGATAAAGACAGGTTCTTTATCTAGATCTGAAAGAATAGCAAA
- the purN gene encoding phosphoribosylglycinamide formyltransferase — MKRFAVFVSRDGSNLEAIIEAVKSRKIEAELSLVVSDNASAYALKRAERAGIERFCFDPKGYCKREDYEVLIIKELKRKGIDFIVLAGFMRILSPCFVNSYKDKILNIHPALLPSFPGEHAVRDALESGVDKTGVTVHFVDEGVDSGPIIVQDIEPIRVDDTEDTLIERLHKIEHRLYPEVIDLFARGRVLVEDGDVEIIAKGE, encoded by the coding sequence ATGAAAAGATTTGCGGTCTTTGTCTCAAGGGACGGCTCTAATTTAGAAGCAATAATAGAAGCGGTAAAGAGCAGGAAGATAGAAGCCGAACTCTCTCTCGTTGTCTCTGATAATGCTAGTGCCTATGCTTTAAAGAGAGCAGAGAGAGCAGGAATTGAAAGATTCTGCTTTGACCCTAAAGGCTATTGTAAGAGAGAAGATTATGAGGTTTTAATAATAAAAGAGTTAAAGAGAAAAGGCATTGATTTCATAGTACTTGCGGGGTTTATGAGGATTTTAAGTCCTTGTTTTGTTAATAGCTATAAGGATAAGATCTTAAATATTCACCCTGCACTGCTTCCCTCTTTTCCCGGAGAGCATGCTGTAAGAGATGCTCTAGAATCCGGGGTTGATAAAACAGGTGTAACAGTGCATTTTGTTGACGAAGGGGTTGACTCTGGACCGATAATAGTGCAAGATATAGAACCTATTAGAGTTGATGATACAGAAGATACTCTAATAGAGAGATTACATAAGATTGAACATAGGTTATATCCTGAAGTAATAGATCTCTTTGCCAGAGGAAGAGTTTTAGTAGAAGATGGAGATGTTGAAATTATAGCTAAAGGAGAATGA